Genomic segment of Eleutherodactylus coqui strain aEleCoq1 chromosome 1, aEleCoq1.hap1, whole genome shotgun sequence:
CGAAATGTTGTCATGGTTTTCCCACCTGGTGAACTTCCGATCATCCTTAAGAGGAGAAGAGGACGGCCACCCAAAAACCTCGTCCTGGCTAGAGACACCCCGCCAATGGTTTCTCAGCCGCTTCCTATTGAACCATCTGTACCACCTCCACCAACTCCACAGCCAGCTCCACCAGTATCCGATGGAGAATTTGtgaagaagagaaggagaagaaagcaAAAACTGGCATCTCCTCAACCTTCCTACGTAGCAGACACCAATGACAGCAAGTCTGAATACAGTGATGTCCTCGCAAAACTTGCTTTTCTGAACAGTCAGAGTCAAGGAGCTGGACGCACTTCTCCACCTCGTTGTTGGACTCCTACACTGCCTGATTCTGTGCACCAAGCTCCTGAAACTCATAATATCTCACAATTCCTACACAGAGTTCAGGGTTATCGTAGGAGAGGTGGGCGTGGTGGAGGGCCTGGCCGTCGTGGGGGATGCAATAGTCATAATGCAGAAGTGTCTCGCTGTTCATTTAGTGACTTTTTTGAAGGaattggaaagaaaaaaacaaagccGAGAGCTGTTGACCCGCTAAAGCCAAGAAAACGTAGACAACCGAAGGCTGAACCAGATCCTAACGCCAAGCCCAAACGCAAGAGAAGGTCTAGAAAAAATGGTGCTTTGCTTGGTGAAATGGGAGGAGAGCCTGGTTTAGGATATCAAGGCATGTCTGACTGGGGAAGTGAAGGCAAAGGTGGGCCTTGGATGACACAGGTATCCCATGGTCAGTCAAGTGGCAGGCATTGTAATTACCAAGGACCTGAGCACAGGGGCTTTTCTGCGTTGCATAGTGGATCACCATCTCGTCCAAACTACTATACTGGAACAGGCTCTTTGTCTCAGGCTGAAAGTGGAGGACAGGATCATCATGGACTTTTTACTGGCTATTTCAGATCTCTTTTGGACTCAGACGATTCCTCAGACCTTGTGGATTTTGCTTCAGTTGCTCAAAGACAGGAAGCCAGAAAATCTACATCTGCGTTCTCTGGGTCATCAGCCTCCCCGAACCCAAGGGCACTCCAGCCGTATTCTAATTCCCGGGGCACAAAATCTGCTACCCAAGAATCGCCATACCAAAGTTCAACAGCTGCCAGGCAGCAATTCCCTCCAAACCGGGCAAATGCTAATTTTGGCTCACTTTCCCAACAAGAATGTCGCGGGTCAGATGCCTTTCAAAAGCTGCTGTCACGTTCTCCCAACTCCCAAAGTGCTGGCGGCTTTGGCCAATTTGGAGGCTTTTCTGGAGCTAGTGGACAGAATTTGCCTGGCCACGGTATATTTGCACCAAACAAGCAGTATCCAGCGCCTCCTGACTGTTTAGGTAATAAGGACTGCAGCTTTTCTTTCAGTGGTGGAGGTAATAGCCTCCCTTCATCACCAGGCAGTGCCCATAGTAGCACAAGTTTCAGCCAGCAACAACAAATATCAGCAGGAACAGGTACTAATACAGCTAAAACTCCCTTTTTCAGTACATCAGAGTTACCACCATTCCCACCACTTCGGAGTGAAAGTCGTTCAAGCACCTCTTCACCAGCTGGATATATGTTACCTAAGGTCTCTGGTCCATTGTTTCCTGGTGAGAACAACCGCAACTTTACAGGATCTGTGGGTGCAAGCCAGTGGGGATTTCGACAAGGTTATGGCCAGTCAGATTGGGGTAATGAGAGTTTTGGTCAGCTTTATGGCCCGGGATTTGATTGCCACATGACAGAATCCAATGTTATCTTGGACATTAGTAATTATACACCCCAAAAGACCAAGCAAAATACCGACAATATGTCAGAGTCCTCCTCTGacagcacacaatacacacaacCTGGAGCTGGTTATCGCAGAGCCAATAGTGAGGCCTCTTCCAGTGAAGGTCAATCAAGTCTCTCTAGCCTTGAAAAGCTAATGATGGACTGGAATGATACATCAGCAACACCAGGATATAGTTGGAACCAGACTGTCCTTTTTCACCAATCTGCTAAACCTGGTAGAGGACGTAGGAAGAAAGCAGACCTATTTGAACAGTCACACCAACAGCACCATCACCTAGGCTTCTCATCATCCTCCCCATCTTCCTCATCATCATCAGCTGCTGCTCCACCAGCAGGTTTTCCAACCAAGAGAGGTGGTGGCCCCAGGGGCCCAAGAGGAGGGCGAGGTGGCAGCTGTGCAGCCAGCAAGAAAGAAAGAGGTTCAGGCAAAACCAAATTTTCCCCCAAACCACCTGCTCCACCACCTACTTCCTCAGTCAGTTCCCTCTTTCAGGACACCTCAGACTTAGGACTGGACTGCTATAGTGGGGACAGCAGCATGTCTCCTCTGCCCTCCCACTCGCGGGCGTATGGGGTGGGTGAGAGGGAGCCTACATGTGATTTCTCTGGACCTTATTCCATGAACCCATCTACCCCTTCTGATGGCACATTTGGCTTCCAGAGTGACTCTCCTGGGCTGGGCCCCCCGTCTACAGAACTTGATCCTGGTAAACACTTCCCCCATCTCCCTACAGTTGGCAACACCAGTACTGGTGCACCTCATCCGCCACcaccacccccaccaccacctggcCTGGGATATGATCTCCCACTACAAGACTCTCCTTTTTCCCCTAATTGCTCCCCTACTCTTGAGCTACGGCCAGGGGAGGGAAGAAAGCTTGTGCCGCCTCCCCACTCATCTTGCGATCCCCTGAAACATAGTCTCCCTCCCCACTTGCCCTCCTGTAGGGAGCAGTTGCCTCCCCAGCCATCAACGCATCACCGCTATGACCCTCCCAGCTGCAAGAATGCTGGCTACTGGTACCCATCCCGCAGTCCCCCCTATGATGGAAAGGGTGGATTACTTTCAGACTTCATGGGTAGGCGGGGAGATGGAGTATCTTGCCTGAGCCCCCACATCCCAAGCCCCAAAAGAGACAAAGAGACGCTGGACATGGTAAGGGGGCACCATAGATCATCATACCCGTGTCCTTTGCTCAATGATATTACCCATTCCCCTGTGCAAAGAGACTCAATGGTGCAGCTCCAGGATTCCTATCGTTACCCGGCCTTTCCCCCACAGGGTCCCCCAGTTTTGTCACCACCAAATCTGAagggtggctttctgggacccgaGAACATCCCAGAAGACAACTTCACAGTCACGTCCCTCTAGGGGGAGTGGCATGTCCAGAGTCATCAGGAGCAGCAAAGTCAAAGGGGTGAGGTAAGAAGCTGCTGAAAATGTGTTTTGCTATAACTAAGGAATTAATTTTATCTGTATTCTAGGCATTTTTGGTTATTTTCCATTCATGATTTTACTGATCAGGGTCATTAAAAAAAGGCTACAGTAACAGCTTAATGAATTTCTGATGGTAACATTGGAAGCCATCTGCACTTTTTCTAAATTTCAAAACTGGGCATGTGACCTAAGGGTTCTTAATTGTTTTACAGACATACTTGGTCTATACATTATGCAAATAGGAGATAAtaactctacagtgccacctattggatggtggcATCACAGAGGCATTGAACCATCTTATATTTGCATATAAAATTTCCCAGATGAACAATGCATGGCCTTTATATCTCCTTATGCCTACTTGGCACTCTCCATAAGAAGAAACAGTACTCCTACCGACTCTTAGAGGGAATTAGTTTTCAATGTCATATTGACTTATGCACTGAATGCAGACCTTCCTGAAGAAATGTAAAAGACTAATTCTTAATATGTTCAacataaaaacttaaaggggttgtctcgcgaaagcaagtggggttaagcacttctgtatggccatattaatgcactttgtaatatacatcgtgcattaaatatgagccatacagaagttattcacttaccttccctgggctggcgtccccgtctccatggctccgtctaacttcagcgtctaatcgtccgattagacgcgcttgcgcagaagggtcttgtgccttcgggtctgtccggcagcagcgacgttctggctccgcccccttctacgcgccgtcgcgtagctccgccctgtcacgtcacgtgtgccgattccagccattcaggaggctggaatcggcacatgtgatggggcggagctacgcgatgacgcgtagaaggggcggagccagaacgcggctgctgccggacagacccgaaggcagaagacccttctgcgcaagcgcgtctaatcgggcgattagacgctgaagttagacggagccatggagacggggacgccagcgcagggaaggtaagtgaataacttctgtatggctcatatttaatgcacgatgtatattacaaagtgcattaatatggccatatagaagtgcttaaccccacttgctttcgcgagacaacccctttaacttttttttcatcagtgtgaaaactgcaggacagctcgtcccagtgatgctcgctcctgtgctgttacacaggagcgagtatcgttggcggCGTTCACAGTGCTGCCAGAATAGAGAAAGGGCAGACCAGGGAGCGTTCTcccccgccgcctccattcacagtaagcaaacagtcgttcagaagtgatcgactgctgtttacactgaacgacactttattcagttttttgcatGTAGAAACTGAACTGAATAATTTTCGTTCAGTCGCTGCAAGAGTTTACACAGGACGATAATCGTTAAGAATTCTGCGGGAGCGCTGAAATCGGAatgatcatcctgtgtaaaagggcaatTACTGATCTGTAGAGAGAACTTCTCAGTAATCCTCTAATTGTCACAGGAAGGATTACAACGAAGAGACACCTTTAGCTAAAGCAAGATCCACCATGCACAATAGGTAATAatcgcagctcacctcctccctctccctgcataaTAACTTTTGCACagatcatgtacagacaatagaataaatctacaatcgaaaaataaaagcagattagaagAAATGGAATTtgcttcactatctggttttaatcctttccaatccactgtctgacatctgaagacattatgatttaaggctgtacagctccgatgttggaagacgtccgttggggttctcttactgtatattgccagtctctctgccaTCAGAGCCTatccgtgtcacctcatgcagtactggctttagccagcatatagtgctgttgtgtaacgacagaaaaagagtaagtctcttaggaaaaccaggatacaaattggattgaaaagggttaattagGGGGAAAAATATAAGATCTATTCCCTTTAACAATGTAAAAAGAGGTAATAATAATTATATGGCGACTTGAAGTTACAGGCTCAAGAGGCTACAGTAATATTCTGATGACTGACTGATTTCTGTTTTGATTTCTTTTAAGAGCATTACTAACTTTGCGTGGTTCCATATTGCCATTCACATTAATGTCTGCgccgtaaggcctcatgcacatgtctGTATTTGATACCCATAGCGCACCAATCTTAAATGTAGCTCCAATAGCCTGCTAATGCATGAGGGGTTATATAAATTGGCATACAGCATTGCATGGAAAGAGTAGAGATTCCTAGACACTGCATGTGTGAACTGTGAAGGACATTTTGATTTGAACCCACTGTCATCAGAATCTCTGTATTGCGTAAGACATGGTCCTGTAACTTTAAACAATCCGCATTGTTAGTTTCCCAGGGCTTTTCGTAGAAGACGCAGTAAACCCATGTTTATTAGGGCCTCTTCACAGTGGCATTTTCCTTTTCAGTTTTACTGTTCCGTCCTGGAAAGTGCAAAACAGACCATGTTTGATTTCCAGCCTATAAAAATGTATTGAAGCGGAATACTTTGTTTCGATCCGCTTCTATATTCTCCATCTGAATtccgatttttcatttttttcattttttttttaactaaaaaaaaaagtgcagactGCTGCGCCTTTGCTACTGGTTACAAAAACTGAATACACTGATCCCTCATCTATCGAGGGGGTTGCGTTCCAGAGACCCCCATGATGCGTGAAAATCCGCAAAGTAGCGGCGTTCTATTTACACAAATGAATCTGTCGagtgaactgccaaacaatcgcaaaagtgaacaaacagaccgatggtgtaatcagtgagccaatcagcggccaggatgcagaacacattccatcagccaatagtgtgccgtgtacaatctTGCAAACACTAGTGGCGTTCTGTTTTTCCTGTATGTACCACAAAATTCTGCAATATAGCGAAAAACTCAGTGAAAACAGaatggtctatctaaaatccataatgcactgaagccgcaatcattgaaccgAGATATAGCGAGGGAGCACTGTATAGACTAATCtgtattttattgcattgtagtCCATGTGAGACAGATGAAACTGGTTAATTGGTAATTTCtggtgaatgtggctcagtggttggccctgttgccttgcagtgctggggatcTCGTCAAGAACCACATcagctttgaaaaactccatacagatgttgcactTGGTCAGACTTGAACATAAAACTtcagcagtgctaataactgagctGCCACACTATTCTTCCTGAACTTCTCCtccattggagaacaaaggacaCACAGATGTCACCCTTGGTCGGATTTGAACCGAAGACTCCAGCACTGcatggcaacagtgctaacagctgagcccgtccatagtggccccactagtagcaTTGCCCtccaccccatagtggccccactagtagtgTTGCCCTCCCAAACCATAGTGGCCCCTATTCTTGGTTCATGCCTGACTAtggacaaaatctgcatggagcttgtatgttccTGTTTAGTGGCCCTACTAGTAgcgttgcctcccccccccccatagtggccccactagtagcgttgccttctcccccccccccccccccaatagtggccccactagtagcgttgcctccccccccccccatagtggccccactagtagcgTTGCCtttcccccccatagtggccccactagtagtgttgcctcccccccccatagtggccgcactaGTAGTGTTGCCTCCCCCCCCtgcccatagtggccccactagtagtgttgcctcccccccccccatagtggccccactagtagtgttgcctccccccccccatagtggccccactagtagtgttgcctctcccccccccccccccatagtggccccactagtagtgttgcctcccccccccgcccatagtggccccactagtagtgTTGCCTCCCCCCcgcccatagtggccccactagtagtgttgcctccccccccccatagtggccccactagtagtgTTGCCtttcccccccatagtggccccactagtagtgttgcctcccccccccccatagtggccgcactaGTAGTGTTGCCTCCCCCCCCcgcccatagtggccccactagtagtgttgcctcccccccccccccatagtggccccactggtagcgttgcctcccccccccccccccatagtggccccactagtagtgttgcctccccccccccccccgcccatagtggccccactagtagtgttgcctcccccccccccccgcccatagtggccccactagtagcgttgcctccccccccccccccatagtggccccactagtagcgTTGCCtcccccccgcctcccccccccccatagtggccccactagtagcgttgccttccccccccccgtAGTGGCCCCACTACTAGCGTTGcctccccccccatagtggccccactagtagcgTTgccctcccgcccccccccccccaatctcacCTTAAGGGGCCCCGGTAGTAGACTTGgggccccccccacctcccccttagGGGCCCCGGTAGTAGCCTTgggcccccccccacctcccccttagGGGCCCCGGTAGTAGCCTTgggccccccccacctcccccttagGGGCCCCGGTAGTAGccttgagcccccccccccccacctcccccttagGGGCCCCGGTAGTAGccttgagcccccccccccacctcccccttagGGGCCCCCGGTAGTAGCCTTGGGCCCCGGTAGTAGCCTTGGGCccctccccccacctcccccttagGGGCCCCGGTAGTAGCCTTGGGCccctccccccacctcccccttagGGGCCCCGGTAGTAGCCTTgggccccccccacctcccccttagGGGCCCCGGTAGTAGccttgggcccccccccccacctcccccttagGGGCCCCGGTAGTAGCCTTGggccccccacctcccccttagGGGCCCCGGTAGTAGCCTTgggcccccccccacctcccccttagGGGCCCCGGTAGTAGCCTTgggcccccccccacctcccccttagGGGCCCCGGTAGTAGccttgggccccccccccacctcccccttagGGGCCCCGGTAGTAGCCTTgggcccccccccacctcccccttagGGGCCCCGGTAGTAGCCTTgggcccccccccacctcccccttagGGGCCCCGGTAGTAGccttgggcccccccccccacctcccccttagGGGCCCCGGTAGTAGccttgggccccccccccccacctcccccttagGGGCCCCGGTAGTAGccttgggcccccccccccacctcccccttagGGGCCCCGGTAGTAGccttgggcccccccccccccacctcccccttagGGGCCCCGGTAGTAGccttgggcccccccccccccccacctcccccttagGGGCCCCGGTAGTAGccttgggccccccccccccaccacctcccccTTAGGGGCCCCGGTAGTAGccttgggcccccccccccccacctcccccttagGGGCCCCGGTAGTAGccttgggcccccccccccccccacctcccccttagGGGCCCCGGTAGTAGCCTtgccccccacctcccccttagGGGCCTCGGTAGTAGccttgggccccccccccccacctcccccttagGGGCCCCGGTAGtagccttgccccccccccccacctcccccttagGGGCCCCGGTAGTAGCCTTGGGCCCCTCCCCACCTCCCCCTTAGGGGCCCCGGTAGtagccttgcccccccccccccgctccccccttaGGGGCCCCGGTAGTAGccttgggccccccccccacctcccccttagGGGCCCCGGTAGtagccttgccccccccccccccccgcttcccccttaGGGGCCCCGGTAGTAGCCTTGGGCCCCTCCCCACCTCCCCCTTAGGGGCCCCGGTAGtagccttgccccccccccccccgcttcccccttaGGGGCCCCGGTAGTAGccttgggcccccccccccacctcccccttagGGGCCCCGGTAGtagccttgcccccccccccccccgcttcccccttaGGGGCCCCGGTAGTAGCCTTgggcccccccccacctcccctctTTGGGGCCCCGGTAGtagccttgcccccccccccaacctccccCCTAGGGGCCCCGGTAGTAGAGTTGCGCCcccgccttccccccccccccccctaggggcCACGGTAGTAGCGTAGCGCCCCCGCCCTCCCCCCCTAGGGGCCACGGTAGTAGCGTTGCGCCCCCGCCCTCCCCCCCTAGGGGCCCCGGTAGTAGctgttgcacccccccccccaacctcccaCCTAGGGGCCCCGGTAGTAGCCGTTGCGCGCCCCCAACCTCCCCCCTAGGGGCCCCGGTAGTAGCCTtcgccccccccccaacctccctCTTAGGGGCCCCggtagtagccccccccccccacctccgtcCTAGGGGCCCTGGTAGTAAACCCTCCCCCCTACACCTCCCCCCTAGGGGCCCCGGTAGTAGCGTTGCGCCCCCCCTCCCTCTTAGGGGCCCCggtagtagcccccccccccccccccacctccgtcCTAGGGGCCCTGGTAGTAAACCCTCCCCCCTACACCTCCCCCCTAGGGGCCCCGGTAGTAGCAttgcgccccccccctcccccctaggGGCCCCGGTAGTagtgttgcccccccccccctcacctttctcctagaaagtcctattgacattcgcattaaaaaaagcagcgatctcgcgatcgcaagtgtgaagacaCCCTAACCTGTATAAACATCCGCACTTTGAAGTACAGTATTGGATTGGGAGGTTAATATTGAAGTGCAAACTACATTACTTACCTCTTGCCTGAACTAAAAGCTCTCTACAGAACATTTTATA
This window contains:
- the AHDC1 gene encoding transcription factor Gibbin isoform X5 gives rise to the protein MNDVSAAGLVPSSLENGDTPDEKRPPHSKEAERGRRVTLACRHPRSRDHKYSGRSSKQDRQENSASIQFEHQGEDSRPQHSFGRSNKSFCRSSAGTTKLGVDGIIALLKSKCGNGRVNLQPVVRLMDIMKDFSQLSIDLQSSGVRLDYTHVVSPPSENEDVEPGLQYSFFSSQSLACGLRSPEEKPSETVDSKEPSPVSPNPDSSESASSNVLRELAALALMEPQPTQSMQVRDQEELGSQNWEDSANEKQARHKNENESSGDEQGYDRQEMDDSGEEEDKQEKQFCKEQESSKIGGFRQEQREQKEAEESSGEEQEENKQEEESEEDQIDSKPEESSDEQEDELGVKMMKEDKEVKPEGEQGNAHANQERNLSVKDEERTENEDERESSDDERIEQCRKRLEKYKVREVMAEPRMEEMPWMLPLFSATSETLRRTPFSTRGGHRFGLRGRRGDRPGRGRRRRPGRPRASESLSRAFVMPPYHRTPEEPRAYRTHEQNSVFPLPTLNQKASAVDMNAEQGPPQKPKRRGIRKMVVRIAKIPMPMGRRNKTSYKVSSFSSTLSVEGGELIGGTGPGPTSLLKMKNNGRNVVMVFPPGELPIILKRRRGRPPKNLVLARDTPPMVSQPLPIEPSVPPPPTPQPAPPVSDGEFVKKRRRRKQKLASPQPSYVADTNDSKSEYSDVLAKLAFLNSQSQGAGRTSPPRCWTPTLPDSVHQAPETHNISQFLHRVQGYRRRGGRGGGPGRRGGCNSHNAEVSRCSFSDFFEGIGKKKTKPRAVDPLKPRKRRQPKAEPDPNAKPKRKRRSRKNGALLGEMGGEPGLGYQGMSDWGSEGKGGPWMTQVSHGQSSGRHCNYQGPEHRGFSALHSGSPSRPNYYTGTGSLSQAESGGQDHHGLFTGYFRSLLDSDDSSDLVDFASVAQRQEARKSTSAFSGSSASPNPRALQPYSNSRGTKSATQESPYQSSTAARQQFPPNRANANFGSLSQQECRGSDAFQKLLSRSPNSQSAGGFGQFGGFSGASGQNLPGHGIFAPNKQYPAPPDCLGNKDCSFSFSGGGNSLPSSPGSAHSSTSFSQQQQISAGTGTNTAKTPFFSTSELPPFPPLRSESRSSTSSPAGYMLPKVSGPLFPGENNRNFTGSVGASQWGFRQGYGQSDWGNESFGQLYGPGFDCHMTESNVILDISNYTPQKTKQNTDNMSESSSDSTQYTQPGAGYRRANSEASSSEGQSSLSSLEKLMMDWNDTSATPGYSWNQTVLFHQSAKPGRGRRKKADLFEQSHQQHHHLGFSSSSPSSSSSSAAAPPAGFPTKRGGGPRGPRGGRGGSCAASKKERGSGKTKFSPKPPAPPPTSSVSSLFQDTSDLGLDCYSGDSSMSPLPSHSRAYGVGEREPTCDFSGPYSMNPSTPSDGTFGFQSDSPGLGPPSTELDPGKHFPHLPTVGNTSTGAPHPPPPPPPPPGLGYDLPLQDSPFSPNCSPTLELRPGEGRKLVPPPHSSCDPLKHSLPPHLPSCREQLPPQPSTHHRYDPPSCKNAGYWYPSRSPPYDGKGGLLSDFMGRRGDGVSCLSPHIPSPKRDKETLDMVRGHHRSSYPCPLLNDITHSPVQRDSMVQLQDSYRYPAFPPQGPPVLSPPNLKGGFLGPENIPEDNFTVTSL
- the AHDC1 gene encoding transcription factor Gibbin isoform X1, whose protein sequence is MLSVPGPGSAMSGREQPEPAGSDVSAAGLVPSSLENGDTPDEKRPPHSKEAERGRRVTLACRHPRSRDHKYSGRSSKQDRQENSASIQFEHQGEDSRPQHSFGRSNKSFCRSSAGTTKLGVDGIIALLKSKCGNGRVNLQPVVRLMDIMKDFSQLSIDLQSSGVRLDYTHVVSPPSENEDVEPGLQYSFFSSQSLACGLRSPEEKPSETVDSKEPSPVSPNPDSSESASSNVLRELAALALMEPQPTQSMQVRDQEELGSQNWEDSANEKQARHKNENESSGDEQGYDRQEMDDSGEEEDKQEKQFCKEQESSKIGGFRQEQREQKEAEESSGEEQEENKQEEESEEDQIDSKPEESSDEQEDELGVKMMKEDKEVKPEGEQGNAHANQERNLSVKDEERTENEDERESSDDERIEQCRKRLEKYKVREVMAEPRMEEMPWMLPLFSATSETLRRTPFSTRGGHRFGLRGRRGDRPGRGRRRRPGRPRASESLSRAFVMPPYHRTPEEPRAYRTHEQNSVFPLPTLNQKASAVDMNAEQGPPQKPKRRGIRKMVVRIAKIPMPMGRRNKTSYKVSSFSSTLSVEGGELIGGTGPGPTSLLKMKNNGRNVVMVFPPGELPIILKRRRGRPPKNLVLARDTPPMVSQPLPIEPSVPPPPTPQPAPPVSDGEFVKKRRRRKQKLASPQPSYVADTNDSKSEYSDVLAKLAFLNSQSQGAGRTSPPRCWTPTLPDSVHQAPETHNISQFLHRVQGYRRRGGRGGGPGRRGGCNSHNAEVSRCSFSDFFEGIGKKKTKPRAVDPLKPRKRRQPKAEPDPNAKPKRKRRSRKNGALLGEMGGEPGLGYQGMSDWGSEGKGGPWMTQVSHGQSSGRHCNYQGPEHRGFSALHSGSPSRPNYYTGTGSLSQAESGGQDHHGLFTGYFRSLLDSDDSSDLVDFASVAQRQEARKSTSAFSGSSASPNPRALQPYSNSRGTKSATQESPYQSSTAARQQFPPNRANANFGSLSQQECRGSDAFQKLLSRSPNSQSAGGFGQFGGFSGASGQNLPGHGIFAPNKQYPAPPDCLGNKDCSFSFSGGGNSLPSSPGSAHSSTSFSQQQQISAGTGTNTAKTPFFSTSELPPFPPLRSESRSSTSSPAGYMLPKVSGPLFPGENNRNFTGSVGASQWGFRQGYGQSDWGNESFGQLYGPGFDCHMTESNVILDISNYTPQKTKQNTDNMSESSSDSTQYTQPGAGYRRANSEASSSEGQSSLSSLEKLMMDWNDTSATPGYSWNQTVLFHQSAKPGRGRRKKADLFEQSHQQHHHLGFSSSSPSSSSSSAAAPPAGFPTKRGGGPRGPRGGRGGSCAASKKERGSGKTKFSPKPPAPPPTSSVSSLFQDTSDLGLDCYSGDSSMSPLPSHSRAYGVGEREPTCDFSGPYSMNPSTPSDGTFGFQSDSPGLGPPSTELDPGKHFPHLPTVGNTSTGAPHPPPPPPPPPGLGYDLPLQDSPFSPNCSPTLELRPGEGRKLVPPPHSSCDPLKHSLPPHLPSCREQLPPQPSTHHRYDPPSCKNAGYWYPSRSPPYDGKGGLLSDFMGRRGDGVSCLSPHIPSPKRDKETLDMVRGHHRSSYPCPLLNDITHSPVQRDSMVQLQDSYRYPAFPPQGPPVLSPPNLKGGFLGPENIPEDNFTVTSL
- the AHDC1 gene encoding transcription factor Gibbin isoform X4 yields the protein MGKRDVSAAGLVPSSLENGDTPDEKRPPHSKEAERGRRVTLACRHPRSRDHKYSGRSSKQDRQENSASIQFEHQGEDSRPQHSFGRSNKSFCRSSAGTTKLGVDGIIALLKSKCGNGRVNLQPVVRLMDIMKDFSQLSIDLQSSGVRLDYTHVVSPPSENEDVEPGLQYSFFSSQSLACGLRSPEEKPSETVDSKEPSPVSPNPDSSESASSNVLRELAALALMEPQPTQSMQVRDQEELGSQNWEDSANEKQARHKNENESSGDEQGYDRQEMDDSGEEEDKQEKQFCKEQESSKIGGFRQEQREQKEAEESSGEEQEENKQEEESEEDQIDSKPEESSDEQEDELGVKMMKEDKEVKPEGEQGNAHANQERNLSVKDEERTENEDERESSDDERIEQCRKRLEKYKVREVMAEPRMEEMPWMLPLFSATSETLRRTPFSTRGGHRFGLRGRRGDRPGRGRRRRPGRPRASESLSRAFVMPPYHRTPEEPRAYRTHEQNSVFPLPTLNQKASAVDMNAEQGPPQKPKRRGIRKMVVRIAKIPMPMGRRNKTSYKVSSFSSTLSVEGGELIGGTGPGPTSLLKMKNNGRNVVMVFPPGELPIILKRRRGRPPKNLVLARDTPPMVSQPLPIEPSVPPPPTPQPAPPVSDGEFVKKRRRRKQKLASPQPSYVADTNDSKSEYSDVLAKLAFLNSQSQGAGRTSPPRCWTPTLPDSVHQAPETHNISQFLHRVQGYRRRGGRGGGPGRRGGCNSHNAEVSRCSFSDFFEGIGKKKTKPRAVDPLKPRKRRQPKAEPDPNAKPKRKRRSRKNGALLGEMGGEPGLGYQGMSDWGSEGKGGPWMTQVSHGQSSGRHCNYQGPEHRGFSALHSGSPSRPNYYTGTGSLSQAESGGQDHHGLFTGYFRSLLDSDDSSDLVDFASVAQRQEARKSTSAFSGSSASPNPRALQPYSNSRGTKSATQESPYQSSTAARQQFPPNRANANFGSLSQQECRGSDAFQKLLSRSPNSQSAGGFGQFGGFSGASGQNLPGHGIFAPNKQYPAPPDCLGNKDCSFSFSGGGNSLPSSPGSAHSSTSFSQQQQISAGTGTNTAKTPFFSTSELPPFPPLRSESRSSTSSPAGYMLPKVSGPLFPGENNRNFTGSVGASQWGFRQGYGQSDWGNESFGQLYGPGFDCHMTESNVILDISNYTPQKTKQNTDNMSESSSDSTQYTQPGAGYRRANSEASSSEGQSSLSSLEKLMMDWNDTSATPGYSWNQTVLFHQSAKPGRGRRKKADLFEQSHQQHHHLGFSSSSPSSSSSSAAAPPAGFPTKRGGGPRGPRGGRGGSCAASKKERGSGKTKFSPKPPAPPPTSSVSSLFQDTSDLGLDCYSGDSSMSPLPSHSRAYGVGEREPTCDFSGPYSMNPSTPSDGTFGFQSDSPGLGPPSTELDPGKHFPHLPTVGNTSTGAPHPPPPPPPPPGLGYDLPLQDSPFSPNCSPTLELRPGEGRKLVPPPHSSCDPLKHSLPPHLPSCREQLPPQPSTHHRYDPPSCKNAGYWYPSRSPPYDGKGGLLSDFMGRRGDGVSCLSPHIPSPKRDKETLDMVRGHHRSSYPCPLLNDITHSPVQRDSMVQLQDSYRYPAFPPQGPPVLSPPNLKGGFLGPENIPEDNFTVTSL